A region of Channa argus isolate prfri chromosome 8, Channa argus male v1.0, whole genome shotgun sequence DNA encodes the following proteins:
- the impact gene encoding protein IMPACT isoform X2, protein MAEIVNPENDEDLQAQIEEVEALSSIYGDDWCVIDEASRIFCIKISNDIKEPKLTACLQIILPPDYPSTAPPIYQIKEHVGESILYLWVEKIREFLVERSQSSEAVDQPKLVNMTAEDEGDDGDIPDFGTLKLNTDIAHLFTDHANDEEIPPIKHGNTITDRRSTFQPHLAPVVTPRQVKIVLEKLYENKKIASATHNIYAYRIYCEDKHSFIQDCEDDGETAAGGRLLHLLQILDVRNVMVVVSRWYGGILLGPDRFKHINNCARNILVEEGYTASLDEATISGAKTKRPKSKKTK, encoded by the exons ATGGCCGAAATTGTAAATCCGGAGAATGATGAAGATCTTCAGGCTCAA ATTGAGGAGGTCGAGGCTTTGTCCTCCATATATGGTGATGATTGGTGTGTTATAGATGAAGCCTCCAGgatattttgcattaaaatatcCAATGACATAAAGGAACCAAAGCTGACAGCGTGTTTGCAG ATTATTCTCCCACCTGATTATCCAAGCACAGCCCCGCCCATCTACCAGATCAA GGAGCATGTGGGGGAGAGCATCCTCTACCTGTGGGTGGAAAAAATTCGAGAATTCCTGGTGGAGAGATCCCAGAGCTCAGAAGCAG TGGATCAACCAAAATTGGTCAACATGACTGCTGAGGATGAAGGGGATGATGGTGACATACCCGACTTCGGCACTCTCAAACTGAACACAGACATTGCACATCTCTTCACGGATCATGCAAACG ATGAAGAAATACCTCCaataaaacatggaaacacCATCACAGACCGGCGCAGCACTTTCCAGCCTCATTTAGCTCCTGTGGTGACTCCCAGACAG GTTAAAATTGTCCTGGAGAAGCTGTATGAGAACAAGAAGATTGCTAGTGCCACTCATAATATCTATGCGTACAG GATTTACTGTGAGGACAAACACAGCTTCATTCAAGACTGTGAAGATGATGGCGAGACTGCTGCAGGGGGGAGATTGCTTCATTTACTACAG ATTCTGGATGTGCGTAATGTCATGGTGGTTGTGTCTCGATGGTATGGAGGTATTTTATTGGGTCCCGACCGCTTCAAACACATCAACAACTGTGCAAGGAACATACTGGTGGAGGAGGGATACACAGCCTCCTTG GATGAGGCCACCATTTCAGGAGCAAAGACCAAAAGGCCAAAAAGCAAGAAgacaaaatga
- the impact gene encoding protein IMPACT isoform X1 yields MAEIVNPENDEDLQAQIEEVEALSSIYGDDWCVIDEASRIFCIKISNDIKEPKLTACLQIILPPDYPSTAPPIYQINAAWLRGPERAKLANSLEDLYVEHVGESILYLWVEKIREFLVERSQSSEAVDQPKLVNMTAEDEGDDGDIPDFGTLKLNTDIAHLFTDHANDEEIPPIKHGNTITDRRSTFQPHLAPVVTPRQVKIVLEKLYENKKIASATHNIYAYRIYCEDKHSFIQDCEDDGETAAGGRLLHLLQILDVRNVMVVVSRWYGGILLGPDRFKHINNCARNILVEEGYTASLDEATISGAKTKRPKSKKTK; encoded by the exons ATGGCCGAAATTGTAAATCCGGAGAATGATGAAGATCTTCAGGCTCAA ATTGAGGAGGTCGAGGCTTTGTCCTCCATATATGGTGATGATTGGTGTGTTATAGATGAAGCCTCCAGgatattttgcattaaaatatcCAATGACATAAAGGAACCAAAGCTGACAGCGTGTTTGCAG ATTATTCTCCCACCTGATTATCCAAGCACAGCCCCGCCCATCTACCAGATCAA TGCTGCATGGTTGCGAGGGCCAGAGAGGGCCAAATTGGCAAACAGCCTAGAAGACCTCTATGT GGAGCATGTGGGGGAGAGCATCCTCTACCTGTGGGTGGAAAAAATTCGAGAATTCCTGGTGGAGAGATCCCAGAGCTCAGAAGCAG TGGATCAACCAAAATTGGTCAACATGACTGCTGAGGATGAAGGGGATGATGGTGACATACCCGACTTCGGCACTCTCAAACTGAACACAGACATTGCACATCTCTTCACGGATCATGCAAACG ATGAAGAAATACCTCCaataaaacatggaaacacCATCACAGACCGGCGCAGCACTTTCCAGCCTCATTTAGCTCCTGTGGTGACTCCCAGACAG GTTAAAATTGTCCTGGAGAAGCTGTATGAGAACAAGAAGATTGCTAGTGCCACTCATAATATCTATGCGTACAG GATTTACTGTGAGGACAAACACAGCTTCATTCAAGACTGTGAAGATGATGGCGAGACTGCTGCAGGGGGGAGATTGCTTCATTTACTACAG ATTCTGGATGTGCGTAATGTCATGGTGGTTGTGTCTCGATGGTATGGAGGTATTTTATTGGGTCCCGACCGCTTCAAACACATCAACAACTGTGCAAGGAACATACTGGTGGAGGAGGGATACACAGCCTCCTTG GATGAGGCCACCATTTCAGGAGCAAAGACCAAAAGGCCAAAAAGCAAGAAgacaaaatga